In the genome of Enterococcus hirae ATCC 9790, one region contains:
- a CDS encoding transglycosylase domain-containing protein, which yields MPRKDTRKKQHRRKKQKWLGLNIAFGVFQSLTTFIVVLLLLLAALGVGIGAGYFAYLVEDTEIPSKATLQSELGNITETSKLVYADNSEISKIQTDLMRTAVPSDQISPLLKTAIISTEDEYFERHNGYVPKAVLRALFSEATGIGSSGGSTLTQQLVKQQILTDETTFKRKANEILLAAQVEKHFSKNEIISMYLNVSPFGRNNKGQNIAGVQEAAKGIFGVNAKDVNLPQAAFIAGLPQSPITYSPYTNTGSLKEDLSAGLNRKDVVLFSMYRENKITKQQYEEAKAYDLTKDFLPQQIAEQSDREFLYYTVMGEATEIITKQLAEKDDADLSDSSVYDAYYQKAQQTIQNKGYTIHSTIDKNVYAAMQEAAKSYGHLLDDGKATQVETGNVLMDNKTGRIYGFVGGRNYLQNQNNHAFDTQRQAGSSIKPVLVYGPAIDMGLVGSESRVSDYATTWQEGSNAGEKIVNATNEGSNTFQTIRESLEWSNNIPAYHLYQDVLENGGSKQYAYENYLAKMNYPTNDNWSVESAPLGTVDVTTLEQTNGFQALANGGVYQEGYLIDSITDNSGKVIYKHEEKPVRVYSEATASIMNDMMRSVITAKITTPFKDDITALNHELGQADWIGKTGSTNDYRDSWLIVSTPSITISSWAGHDDNTGMDSRARLRSSSYLANLINQVYQANPAMFGTKDKFELSSDVSKKKVASFTGQLPGKVTVDKKTIETPSQTVESLWAKNGPKKSTFKFGVGGTDENYKNYWGTASAFAREHPAKKENDKEKE from the coding sequence TTGCCACGTAAAGATACTCGGAAAAAGCAACATCGAAGGAAAAAGCAAAAATGGTTGGGATTAAACATCGCTTTTGGTGTCTTCCAATCACTGACTACTTTTATCGTCGTCCTTCTTCTGCTACTGGCAGCCCTTGGTGTTGGTATCGGAGCTGGTTATTTTGCCTATCTTGTTGAAGATACCGAAATACCATCCAAAGCAACCCTGCAATCAGAGCTTGGCAACATTACAGAAACATCTAAACTTGTTTATGCTGACAATTCTGAAATATCAAAGATCCAAACTGATTTAATGCGGACAGCCGTTCCTTCAGATCAAATTTCGCCTTTATTGAAAACTGCAATCATTAGTACTGAAGATGAGTATTTTGAGCGACATAACGGCTATGTACCAAAAGCTGTTTTGCGTGCTTTATTTTCTGAAGCAACTGGTATCGGTTCTTCCGGTGGTTCCACGTTGACTCAACAGTTAGTCAAACAACAAATCTTAACTGATGAAACAACATTCAAGCGAAAAGCAAATGAAATTTTATTAGCAGCACAAGTCGAGAAACACTTTTCCAAAAATGAAATTATTTCTATGTATCTAAATGTTTCTCCATTTGGTCGAAACAATAAAGGACAAAATATCGCTGGTGTACAAGAAGCAGCGAAAGGAATCTTTGGTGTTAATGCCAAAGATGTCAACTTACCACAAGCTGCCTTTATCGCAGGTTTGCCACAAAGTCCGATCACTTATAGTCCTTATACAAATACTGGGAGTTTAAAAGAAGACCTTTCAGCAGGATTGAATCGAAAAGATGTGGTTCTATTCAGCATGTATCGTGAAAATAAAATCACAAAACAACAATATGAAGAAGCGAAAGCTTATGATCTCACGAAAGATTTCTTACCACAACAGATTGCTGAACAAAGTGATCGTGAGTTTCTATATTATACCGTTATGGGTGAAGCCACAGAGATCATCACTAAACAATTAGCTGAAAAAGATGATGCAGATTTATCTGATAGTTCAGTCTATGATGCCTACTATCAAAAAGCACAACAAACGATCCAAAACAAAGGTTATACGATCCATTCAACGATCGATAAAAATGTTTATGCGGCAATGCAAGAAGCAGCAAAAAGTTATGGTCATCTATTAGACGATGGCAAAGCCACACAAGTTGAGACAGGAAATGTCTTGATGGATAATAAAACTGGTCGTATCTATGGTTTTGTTGGTGGTAGAAATTATCTACAAAACCAAAATAATCATGCTTTTGACACCCAAAGACAAGCTGGGTCTTCGATTAAACCAGTACTCGTGTATGGTCCAGCCATCGATATGGGGCTCGTAGGATCAGAATCACGTGTTTCTGATTACGCAACTACCTGGCAAGAAGGAAGTAACGCAGGAGAAAAAATCGTCAATGCAACGAATGAAGGTTCTAATACCTTCCAAACGATTCGAGAGTCTTTGGAATGGTCTAACAATATCCCTGCCTATCATTTATATCAGGATGTTTTAGAAAATGGTGGTTCTAAACAATATGCTTATGAAAATTACTTGGCAAAAATGAATTATCCAACCAACGATAATTGGAGCGTTGAGTCTGCACCTTTGGGAACCGTTGATGTAACGACTTTGGAACAAACCAATGGCTTCCAAGCTTTAGCTAATGGCGGGGTCTATCAAGAAGGTTATTTGATTGATTCAATTACTGATAACTCAGGAAAAGTCATCTACAAACATGAGGAAAAACCTGTAAGAGTGTATTCTGAAGCTACAGCATCAATTATGAATGATATGATGCGTAGTGTAATCACTGCGAAAATCACGACACCTTTTAAAGATGATATTACTGCTTTAAATCATGAACTGGGACAAGCGGATTGGATCGGCAAAACAGGTTCAACAAATGACTACCGTGATTCTTGGCTGATTGTTTCAACGCCATCTATTACGATCAGTAGTTGGGCAGGTCACGATGACAACACTGGAATGGACTCAAGAGCCCGATTACGTTCTTCTAGCTATTTAGCCAATCTCATTAATCAAGTATACCAAGCAAATCCAGCGATGTTCGGGACAAAGGATAAATTTGAATTATCTTCTGATGTCTCCAAGAAAAAAGTAGCATCCTTTACAGGACAACTTCCTGGTAAAGTTACTGTTGATAAGAAAACCATCGAAACACCAAGTCAGACAGTTGAATCGCTTTGGGCAAAAAATGGTCCAAAAAAATCAACATTCAAGTTTGGTGTCGGTGGAACGGATGAAAACTATAAAAACTATTGGGGAACTGCTTCAGCCTTTGCTCGAGAGCATCCAGCAAAAAAAGAAAATGATAAAGAAAAAGAATAA
- the galU gene encoding UTP--glucose-1-phosphate uridylyltransferase GalU: MKVKKAVIPAAGLGTRFLPATKAMAKEMLPIVDKPTIQFIVEEALKSGIEDILIVTGKAKRPIEDHFDSNIELETNLSEKGKTELLKLVEETTDVNLHFIRQSHPKGLGHAVLQARAFIGNEPFVVMLGDDIMEDEVPLTQQLIDDYERTHASTIAVMEVPQKDTSKYGIINPGEELEEGLFNVKNFVEKPDPSKAPSNLAIIGRYLLTPEIFDVLAEQQPGAGNEIQLTDAIDTLNKTQRVFARNFTGKRYDVGDKFGFMKTSIEYGLTHPEVGEPLKEYIKELGKQLEADQTMVPKKDNKKIESKDELKK, encoded by the coding sequence ATGAAAGTAAAAAAGGCAGTTATTCCAGCAGCAGGTTTAGGAACAAGATTTTTACCTGCAACAAAAGCGATGGCAAAAGAAATGCTTCCAATCGTTGACAAACCAACGATTCAATTTATCGTAGAAGAAGCACTTAAATCAGGGATCGAAGACATTTTGATCGTCACTGGGAAAGCAAAACGACCAATCGAAGACCATTTTGATTCAAATATCGAGTTAGAAACGAATTTGAGTGAAAAAGGGAAAACAGAATTATTGAAGTTGGTTGAAGAAACAACTGATGTAAATCTACACTTCATTCGTCAATCTCATCCAAAAGGGTTAGGACATGCTGTATTACAAGCCCGTGCTTTTATCGGTAATGAACCTTTTGTTGTGATGTTAGGTGATGATATCATGGAAGATGAAGTACCTTTGACACAACAATTGATTGATGACTATGAGCGGACACATGCATCAACAATCGCAGTGATGGAAGTGCCACAAAAAGATACGTCTAAATACGGAATTATTAATCCTGGTGAAGAATTAGAAGAAGGATTGTTCAATGTTAAAAACTTCGTTGAAAAACCAGACCCAAGTAAAGCACCAAGTAATTTAGCTATTATTGGACGCTATTTATTAACTCCTGAAATCTTTGATGTTTTGGCAGAACAACAACCAGGTGCTGGGAATGAAATCCAACTGACAGATGCGATTGATACATTGAATAAAACACAACGAGTATTTGCTCGTAACTTTACAGGCAAACGCTATGATGTTGGTGACAAGTTTGGTTTCATGAAAACCAGTATCGAATACGGCTTGACTCATCCAGAAGTCGGCGAACCATTAAAAGAATATATCAAAGAGCTAGGGAAACAATTAGAAGCTGATCAAACGATGGTACCAAAAAAAGACAACAAAAAAATTGAATCAAAAGATGAGCTGAAAAAATAA
- a CDS encoding deoxyribonuclease IV, with product MLLGSHVSMSGKKMLLGAAEEAASYGASTFMIYTGAPQNTRRKAIEDMNIEAGKAYMKEHGLSDIVVHAPYIINLGNTIKPEMFPFAVQFLREEIVRAEALGATQITLHPGAHVGAGAEAGIAKIIEGLNEVLTKEQTAQIALETMAGKGTEVGRTFEELAQIIDGVTLNEKLSVTFDTCHTNDAGYDVCHDFSGVMTEFDKVIGLDRLKVLHINDSKNPQGSHKDRHANIGFGTIGFDALKEIVHEPMFSDIAKILETPYVGKEKKTAYAPYGKEIAMLKEKHFDPEAFPELLAAVNE from the coding sequence ATGTTATTAGGGTCACACGTAAGCATGAGTGGGAAAAAAATGCTATTAGGGGCAGCAGAAGAAGCTGCAAGTTACGGTGCTTCAACCTTTATGATTTATACTGGAGCACCGCAAAATACTAGACGTAAAGCAATTGAAGACATGAATATCGAAGCGGGGAAAGCGTATATGAAGGAACATGGATTATCTGATATAGTGGTTCATGCACCTTATATTATTAATTTGGGAAATACGATTAAACCGGAGATGTTTCCTTTTGCGGTTCAATTTTTAAGAGAAGAGATCGTCCGAGCGGAGGCTTTAGGAGCAACACAGATCACTTTGCATCCAGGTGCCCATGTCGGTGCAGGTGCCGAAGCTGGTATCGCCAAAATCATTGAAGGATTGAATGAAGTTTTGACGAAAGAACAGACTGCACAAATTGCTTTAGAGACAATGGCTGGTAAAGGGACGGAAGTCGGTCGGACATTTGAAGAATTAGCGCAGATCATTGATGGCGTGACTTTGAATGAAAAATTGTCTGTGACATTTGATACTTGTCATACGAACGATGCAGGCTATGACGTGTGTCATGATTTTTCAGGTGTCATGACAGAATTTGATAAAGTAATCGGCTTGGATCGATTGAAAGTGTTACACATCAATGACTCGAAGAATCCTCAAGGGTCACATAAGGATCGTCATGCTAATATTGGTTTCGGGACGATCGGTTTTGATGCACTGAAAGAAATCGTACATGAACCGATGTTTTCAGATATTGCCAAAATCTTAGAAACCCCTTATGTAGGGAAAGAGAAAAAAACGGCCTATGCACCATATGGAAAAGAAATTGCTATGTTAAAAGAAAAACACTTTGATCCAGAAGCTTTCCCAGAATTATTAGCAGCAGTGAATGAATAA
- the ccpA gene encoding catabolite control protein A — MEKQTITIYDVAREANVSMATVSRVVNGNPNVKPATRKKVLEVIDRLDYRPNAVARGLASKKTTTVGVIIPDVSNMFFASLARGIDDVATMYKYNIILANSDGNDQKEVNVLNNLLAKQVDGVIFMGHHITDEIRGEFSRSKTPVVLAGSIDPDEQVGSVNIDYTSATKDAVNKLAKNGNKKIAFVSGALIDPINGQNRLKGYKEALKENNLPYSEGLIFEAEYNFKDGLTLVDRIHNSGATAVYVSDDELAIGILDGLLDKGVKVPEEFEIITSNNSLLTEVARPRLTSITQPLYDLGAVSMRLLTKMMNKEEVEEKTIILPYGIEEKGSTK; from the coding sequence ATGGAAAAGCAAACAATTACTATTTATGATGTAGCGAGAGAGGCAAATGTTTCGATGGCTACTGTTTCACGTGTCGTTAACGGGAATCCGAATGTCAAACCTGCGACTAGAAAAAAAGTGTTAGAAGTCATTGATCGATTGGACTATCGTCCGAATGCTGTTGCACGTGGGCTAGCAAGTAAGAAGACAACGACAGTAGGGGTAATCATTCCAGATGTCAGCAATATGTTTTTTGCTTCTTTAGCACGTGGGATCGATGATGTTGCTACAATGTACAAATACAACATCATTTTAGCAAATTCAGACGGCAATGATCAAAAAGAAGTGAATGTATTAAATAACTTGTTAGCAAAACAAGTAGATGGCGTGATCTTCATGGGACATCATATCACTGATGAAATCCGTGGTGAGTTTTCTCGATCTAAGACTCCTGTAGTATTGGCTGGCTCAATTGACCCTGATGAACAAGTTGGAAGTGTGAATATCGATTACACTTCAGCAACTAAGGATGCTGTCAATAAATTAGCTAAGAATGGCAATAAAAAAATTGCCTTTGTCAGTGGGGCATTGATTGATCCAATCAATGGTCAAAATCGCTTGAAAGGATATAAAGAAGCACTTAAAGAAAATAATTTACCTTACAGCGAAGGTTTGATCTTTGAAGCAGAGTATAACTTTAAAGACGGATTAACCCTAGTTGATCGCATTCATAATAGTGGCGCAACAGCTGTTTATGTTTCAGATGATGAATTAGCTATCGGTATTTTAGATGGTCTTTTAGATAAGGGTGTGAAAGTACCGGAAGAATTTGAGATCATTACAAGTAATAACTCATTGTTAACAGAAGTTGCACGTCCACGCCTAACAAGTATCACACAACCATTGTATGATTTAGGTGCCGTTTCAATGCGTCTATTAACAAAAATGATGAATAAAGAAGAAGTTGAAGAAAAAACAATTATCTTACCTTATGGAATTGAAGAAAAAGGATCGACGAAATAA
- a CDS encoding Nramp family divalent metal transporter: protein MSNQFHKQKLIEHTNGLSLAEVNGTVKVPKGKSFFKTLLAYSGPGALVAVGYMDPGNWSTSITGGQNFQYLLMSVILLSSLVAMLLQYMAAKLGIVSQMDLAQAIRARTSKTLGVILWVLTELAIMATDIAEVIGAAIALYLLFDIPLVIAVFITVFDVFVLLMLTKIGFRKIEAIVVCLIFVILFVFVYQVALSNPDWKHLFAGFVPNSKTFADSPMIGGETPLTGALGIIGATVMPHNLYLHSAVSQTREIDRKDPTDIARAVRFTTWDSNIQLTMAFLVNALLLIMGVAVFKNGSVQDPSFFGLYEALSNPSVMSNDVLTTVAKSGILSTLFAVALLASGQNSTITGTLTGQVIMEGFIHMRMPIWLRRLVTRLLSVIPVLLCVLFTSTKGTIEEHTALNHLMNESQVFLAFALPFSMIPLLMMTNSEVEMGKQFKNNLFVKSLGWISVISLTFLNLRGLPGQIESFFGDQATTNELMWADNVAYLIIFAVLALLCWTIVDLYKGNKRYAERLQQLTVQENN, encoded by the coding sequence TTGAGTAATCAATTCCATAAACAAAAATTGATTGAACACACCAACGGCTTATCTTTAGCTGAAGTGAACGGAACAGTCAAAGTTCCTAAAGGGAAAAGTTTTTTTAAAACATTATTAGCTTATTCAGGTCCTGGCGCACTCGTTGCGGTAGGTTATATGGACCCAGGAAACTGGTCGACTTCTATTACAGGAGGTCAAAACTTTCAATATTTACTGATGTCAGTCATTCTTTTATCCAGCTTAGTCGCTATGCTTTTGCAATATATGGCAGCAAAACTAGGCATCGTTAGTCAAATGGATTTAGCCCAAGCCATCCGAGCCCGTACAAGTAAAACACTTGGTGTGATTTTGTGGGTGTTAACTGAATTGGCAATCATGGCAACCGATATTGCAGAAGTAATTGGGGCCGCCATTGCCCTTTATTTACTTTTTGATATTCCATTAGTAATTGCCGTATTTATTACTGTTTTTGATGTTTTTGTTTTATTGATGTTAACTAAGATTGGCTTTCGTAAAATTGAAGCCATCGTCGTTTGTTTGATCTTTGTCATTTTATTCGTTTTTGTCTACCAAGTGGCTTTGTCAAATCCCGACTGGAAACATTTATTTGCTGGCTTTGTTCCTAATAGCAAAACGTTTGCTGATTCACCGATGATTGGTGGTGAAACACCATTGACAGGTGCATTAGGAATCATTGGCGCAACTGTCATGCCTCATAATTTGTATCTCCATTCTGCAGTCTCACAAACGAGAGAAATCGATCGGAAAGACCCAACCGATATCGCTCGAGCTGTTCGTTTTACAACTTGGGATTCTAATATTCAATTAACTATGGCTTTTTTAGTCAATGCTTTACTTTTGATCATGGGCGTTGCAGTATTTAAAAATGGTTCTGTGCAAGACCCATCATTTTTTGGGCTTTACGAAGCATTGTCTAATCCTTCTGTTATGAGCAATGATGTATTGACCACTGTAGCAAAATCTGGCATTTTATCTACATTATTTGCTGTTGCACTTTTAGCTTCTGGACAAAATTCTACGATTACTGGAACACTGACAGGACAAGTGATCATGGAAGGCTTTATCCACATGCGTATGCCGATTTGGTTACGTCGTTTGGTCACACGTCTCTTGTCTGTCATCCCTGTTTTACTCTGTGTCCTCTTTACCAGCACGAAAGGAACGATCGAAGAACATACTGCTTTGAATCATTTGATGAACGAATCTCAAGTATTTCTTGCATTTGCGCTTCCTTTTTCAATGATTCCATTATTGATGATGACAAATAGTGAAGTAGAGATGGGGAAACAATTTAAAAATAATCTATTCGTTAAATCTTTAGGCTGGATCTCCGTAATCAGTCTGACATTCTTGAATTTACGAGGATTACCCGGACAAATCGAAAGTTTCTTTGGTGATCAAGCAACTACCAATGAATTGATGTGGGCAGACAATGTGGCCTACTTGATTATCTTTGCTGTCTTAGCCTTATTGTGTTGGACGATCGTCGACTTGTATAAAGGGAACAAAAGATACGCAGAACGTTTGCAACAACTAACCGTTCAAGAAAATAACTAA
- a CDS encoding YneF family protein: MVKTGIVVLIAVIALLIGAIGGFFFARKYMKDYLEKNPPVNEDMLRSMMMSMGQKPSEKKIRQMMQQMKNQGKNKVFIGQIIAG, translated from the coding sequence ATGGTAAAAACAGGAATAGTCGTACTTATCGCAGTTATTGCTTTATTAATCGGCGCAATCGGTGGATTCTTTTTTGCGCGTAAATATATGAAAGATTATTTAGAAAAAAATCCTCCCGTTAATGAGGACATGTTACGATCAATGATGATGTCAATGGGGCAAAAACCATCTGAAAAGAAAATTCGTCAGATGATGCAACAAATGAAAAACCAAGGGAAAAATAAGGTTTTCATTGGACAAATCATAGCGGGCTGA
- a CDS encoding DUF948 domain-containing protein: MTGGEIAGLIAAIAFAVLVVFIIRVLLQLSKTLEKVDQTVAEANTTIEVVTKDVDLLSRQVEGLLVKSNELLLDINGKVETIDPLFTAIADLSESVSELNTSSKNIVTKVGGIGRTTAKATVAGKVGGTALKFFKNKKHTEKTGGI, from the coding sequence ATGACAGGCGGAGAAATTGCTGGGCTGATTGCGGCCATCGCATTTGCAGTCCTCGTTGTTTTTATCATAAGAGTATTGTTACAATTATCAAAAACATTAGAAAAAGTGGATCAAACAGTGGCAGAAGCAAATACGACGATTGAAGTCGTCACCAAAGATGTCGATCTTTTGTCAAGGCAGGTGGAAGGTTTACTAGTCAAAAGTAATGAATTGCTTTTAGACATCAATGGGAAAGTAGAAACGATTGATCCATTATTTACAGCTATCGCAGATTTAAGTGAAAGCGTGTCAGAATTGAATACATCAAGTAAAAATATCGTAACCAAAGTTGGTGGGATTGGGCGTACAACAGCTAAAGCTACCGTGGCTGGAAAAGTTGGTGGCACAGCTTTAAAGTTTTTCAAAAATAAAAAACATACAGAAAAGACTGGAGGAATTTAA
- a CDS encoding M24 family metallopeptidase: protein MNNVKINELRKWMAQNQVDLAYISDPGHIAYFSGYESEPHERVLALFIPLEQDPFLFTPALEVEDAQNSAWSFDVRGYLDSENPWEIIGKEIRHRYGQPGNIGIEKNALTVDRFDAISDVLTGSDNFTDLTAIIQRLQLIKTLEEKDQLLAAGKWADVAFEIGFKAVKEGVTEQAIIAEIEYQLKKQGVSQMSFDTLVLAGKNAASPHGAPGSTKISPNELVLFDLGVVWDGYCSDATRTVAYKKPTEFQEKIYQITLEAQLAAQAAVRPGVTAAELDQIARNVINSYGYGEYFNHRLGHGIGTTVHEFPSLVAGNDLVIEEGMCFSLEPGIYIPDQVGVRIEDCVYVTKDGCIPFTTTPKELLVIE, encoded by the coding sequence ATGAATAACGTAAAAATCAACGAATTACGTAAATGGATGGCTCAAAATCAAGTGGATCTTGCCTATATTAGTGATCCAGGACACATCGCTTATTTTTCAGGATACGAAAGTGAACCCCATGAACGTGTCTTAGCACTATTTATCCCACTTGAACAGGATCCTTTTTTATTCACTCCGGCTTTAGAAGTTGAAGATGCACAAAACAGTGCATGGTCTTTTGATGTTCGTGGCTATTTAGACAGCGAAAATCCTTGGGAAATCATTGGGAAAGAAATTCGTCACCGTTATGGTCAGCCTGGAAATATCGGAATCGAAAAAAATGCGTTAACCGTTGATCGTTTCGATGCCATTTCAGATGTTCTAACTGGTTCTGACAACTTTACTGATTTAACAGCAATCATTCAACGTCTCCAATTAATCAAAACGTTGGAAGAAAAAGACCAATTACTTGCTGCTGGTAAATGGGCAGATGTTGCCTTTGAAATCGGCTTTAAGGCAGTAAAAGAAGGTGTTACTGAGCAAGCAATCATTGCAGAAATCGAATATCAACTAAAAAAACAAGGTGTTTCGCAAATGTCGTTTGACACGCTCGTTTTAGCTGGTAAAAACGCAGCAAGCCCCCACGGTGCTCCAGGCAGCACAAAAATTTCGCCTAATGAACTTGTTTTGTTTGATTTAGGTGTTGTTTGGGATGGTTATTGCAGCGATGCTACTCGAACTGTAGCCTATAAAAAACCAACTGAATTTCAGGAAAAAATTTATCAAATCACACTTGAGGCACAATTAGCTGCCCAAGCAGCTGTACGTCCCGGCGTAACGGCTGCCGAACTAGATCAAATTGCAAGAAATGTAATCAATAGCTATGGCTATGGCGAATACTTCAATCATCGTCTAGGTCACGGAATCGGAACCACTGTCCATGAATTTCCTTCCCTTGTAGCAGGAAATGATTTAGTCATCGAAGAAGGCATGTGCTTCTCACTTGAACCAGGAATCTATATCCCTGATCAAGTAGGTGTTCGAATCGAAGACTGTGTCTATGTGACAAAAGACGGCTGTATTCCATTTACAACTACGCCAAAAGAATTATTGGTTATTGAGTAA
- a CDS encoding YtxH domain-containing protein — protein sequence MAKKGGFLLGAVIGGTAAAVAALLLAPKSGKELRDELAAQADDLIDMASDYTDMAKEKSATLTDIAKEKAQDLSQQAGDLAGSVKNKVNHSANDVEDESEDILLTLKEQSEDLSHRFKKSADELKKPVGQMNETVKDASEDMMINAKDAAGEAGQTVKEGIAEAKPVVKDAQAMADMAKEDVKAKKEDLKDTFTDNGK from the coding sequence ATGGCAAAAAAAGGTGGATTTTTACTAGGAGCAGTTATTGGTGGGACAGCAGCGGCAGTCGCAGCATTATTATTAGCACCAAAGTCAGGAAAAGAACTACGCGATGAACTTGCTGCACAAGCAGATGATTTAATTGATATGGCTTCAGACTACACGGATATGGCAAAAGAAAAATCAGCGACATTAACAGACATCGCAAAAGAAAAAGCGCAAGATCTATCCCAACAAGCTGGTGACTTAGCTGGTAGCGTGAAAAATAAAGTCAATCATTCTGCAAATGATGTCGAAGATGAGTCTGAAGACATTTTATTAACATTAAAAGAACAATCAGAAGATCTTTCTCATCGCTTCAAGAAATCAGCAGATGAGCTTAAAAAGCCAGTCGGACAAATGAATGAAACAGTTAAAGATGCATCTGAAGATATGATGATCAATGCGAAAGATGCTGCAGGTGAAGCTGGACAAACAGTCAAAGAAGGCATTGCTGAAGCAAAACCAGTCGTAAAAGATGCGCAAGCAATGGCAGATATGGCTAAAGAAGATGTCAAAGCTAAAAAAGAAGATTTAAAAGATACATTTACTGACAATGGAAAATAG